Genomic DNA from Haloplanus aerogenes:
TCCTCGTCCCGATCGTCCTCGCTCTCGTCTCGACGGCGGTCATCTGGGTCGGAAGCGAGCGACTCGAACGCTCCGCGGCCCGCCTCAGTGGGCACTACGGCCTCCCGGCCGCCGTCCACGGCGCCGTCGTCGTGGCCGTCGGCTCCAGTTTCCCGGAGCTCAGCTCCGTCGTCATCAGCACCCTGGTCCACGGCGAGTTCTCGCTCGGTGTCGGCGCCATCGTCGGCAGCGCCATCTTCAACCTGCTCGTCATCCCCGCCGTCTCGGCGCTCGTCAGCGAGGAACTCGAAGCCACGCGCGACATCGTCCACAAGGACGCCCAGTTCTACATCATCAGCGTCCTCGTCCTCTTTCTGACCTTCGCGCTCGGGGCGACGTACGTCCCCGGCGGCACCAACGAGGCGGCGATCCTCACGCCGACGCTCGCCGTCCTGCCCCTCGTCACCTACGGCGTCTACGTCTTCCTCCAGTATCAGGATACGCGCGACCACACGGCCCGCCGGCCGACGGACGTGAACCCGCGCCGCGAGTGGGTGCTCCTCGCCGTCGCGTTGCTCGTCATCGCCGTCGGTGTCGAGGGCATCGTTAGCGCCGCACT
This window encodes:
- a CDS encoding sodium:calcium antiporter; translation: MLGYGLLVPIVLALVSTAVIWVGSERLERSAARLSGHYGLPAAVHGAVVVAVGSSFPELSSVVISTLVHGEFSLGVGAIVGSAIFNLLVIPAVSALVSEELEATRDIVHKDAQFYIISVLVLFLTFALGATYVPGGTNEAAILTPTLAVLPLVTYGVYVFLQYQDTRDHTARRPTDVNPRREWVLLAVALLVIAVGVEGIVSAALDFGAAFGTPPFLWGLTVIAAATSLPDTFVSVRAAADDEDVTSLTNVLGSNTFNLLVAIPIGVLLAGSATVNFLVAIPLMGFLAFATIVFVVVTRTHLELTNPEAYALLGLYACFLGWMILETVGILDTVQGI